A section of the Phacochoerus africanus isolate WHEZ1 chromosome 4, ROS_Pafr_v1, whole genome shotgun sequence genome encodes:
- the LOC125124580 gene encoding olfactory receptor 11L1-like: MNAANQTTVTEFIFLGFSGCLYLRLTLFLMFLTVYLLSLMGNTLIIFMVLMNSTLQTPMYIFLGNLSFLEIWYTTVTVPKLLATCLSHVVMISVSGCITQYYFFFSMGATECILLAVMAYDRYLAICSPLRYSFLMSFQVCLRFSAGSWVGGFIAPLLPTILISYLNFCGPQKINHFFCDSDPIFKLSCSDTFLVEALGYTCSSVVILSSFLLTMSSYGHIVVTIIRLSSREAQKKTFSTCASHLTVVTIYYGTIIFAYVRPPAKYNFTIGKVISVFYCVVTPLINPLVYTLRNKDVKKALRKVLAQKRLLFSRKM, from the coding sequence ATGAATGctgcaaatcaaaccacagtgACAGAGTTTATTTTCCTGGGTTTTTCTGGTTGTCTGTATCTTCGGCTTACATTATTTCTAATGTTTCTCACTGTATATCTTCTTTCCCTTATGGGAAATACTCTCATCATTTTCATGGTTTTGATGAATTCCACACTCCAAACACCCATGTACATTTTCTTAGGAAATCTGTCCTTCTTAGAGATCTggtacaccacagtcacagtgcCTAAATTGCTGGCTACCTGTCTCTCACATGTTGTTATGATCTCTGTTTCTGGTTGTATAACTCAgtactacttttttttctccatgggGGCTACAGAATGCATTCTCTtggctgtgatggcctatgaccgatACCTGGCCATATGCAGCCCTCTCAGATACTCATTCCTCATGAGTTTTCAGGTGTGTCTGCGGTTTTCAGCTGGATCTTGGGTTGGGGGCTTCATTGCCCCCCTCCTACCTACTATACTCATCTCTTATTTAAACTTTTGTGGACCCCAGAAGATCAATCATTTCTTTTGTGACTCAGACCCAATTTTTAAACTCTCCTGCTCAGATACATTCTTGGTGGAAGCCTTGGGCTACACATGTAGCTCTGTTGTGATTCTAAGTTCTTTTCTCCTCACTATGTCTTCCTATGGACACATTGTGGTCACAATAATCAGGCTGTCTTCCAGGGAGGCTCAGAAGAAAACTTTCtccacctgtgcctcccacctcACTGTGGTCACCATCTATTATGGCACCATCATCTTTGCGTATGTTCGTCCCCCAGCCAAGTACAATTTTACCATTGGTAAAGTGATCTCAGTGTTCTACTGTGTGGTCACTCCATTGATAAATCCACTTGTATATACCCTACGAAACAAAGATGTGAAGAAAGCTCTCAGAAAAGTTCTAGCACAAAAGAGACTTCTCTTTTCCAGAAAAATGTAG